One genomic region from Nymphaea colorata isolate Beijing-Zhang1983 chromosome 10, ASM883128v2, whole genome shotgun sequence encodes:
- the LOC116263163 gene encoding probable transcription factor At3g04930: MPSPPPPGPDLPLSCSSASSSEEEEEEEDHEEEDDDEEGDGVGEAEGDGDGEGHVTPPAAKTLGPNSSPSFSSSSSGRENGSAGGGGGGGKRPPAADGGVEGDVKRLRTSSTAVVAQAVTQATPLSVVVSMPAQVQPMDSEMEKKAIVSVGEDSRRLFQRLWTDEDEIGLLNGFYEYSRRGNPNFHDMTPFYEQMKATLQFDFNKNQLVEKLRRLKKKYRNVVRKLSSGKDFAFKSAHDQLTFEISKKIWHAGFAPVVDDEEEPVVERKPGRGSRKSHAQTHQPAPPPPQPVADGGGTGVGGAGGGGVAGTGSGGNCGIPSVHSVVEETVRSCLSPIFKELMYSAVNGPSHSGFGLGMNPLPLSFGGAGEFKAVGSDEKWRKQQILELEVYLKRIELVQEQIKLTLQELKSLGT; this comes from the coding sequence ATGCCCTCGCCGCCCCCTCCCGGCCCTGACCTCCCCCTCTCCTGCTCGTCGGCGTCCTCGtcggaagaggaggaggaggaggaagatcacgaggaggaggacgacgaCGAGGAAGGGGACGGTGTCGGAGAGGCTGagggcgacggcgacggtgaGGGCCACGTCACTCCACCTGCTGCCAAAACCCTAGGCCCTAATTCATCCCCTTCCttctcttcgtcttcctccGGCAGGGAGAACGGCTCCgcaggcggcggcggcggcggcggcaagaGGCCGCCTGCGGCGGACGGCGGGGTCGAGGGAGACGTCAAGCGTCTCCGCACGTCGTCGACGGCCGTGGTCGCGCAGGCGGTGACGCAGGCGACGCCGCTCTCGGTCGTGGTCTCCATGCCGGCGCAGGTGCAGCCGATGGACTCGGAGATGGAGAAAAAAGCGATTGTGAGCGTAGGGGAGGACTCCCGCCGGCTATTTCAGAGGCTTTGGACGGATGAGGACGAGATCGGGTTGCTTAATGGGTTCTATGAGTATTCCCGGAGGGGAAACCCTAATTTCCATGACATGACGCCATTTTACGAGCAGATGAAGGCGACTCTGCAATTCGACTTTAACAAAAACCAGCTTGTTGAGAAGCTCCGAAGGCTCAAGAAGAAGTACCGGAACGTTGTTCGCAAGCTGAGCTCCGGAAAGGACTTCGCTTTTAAGAGCGCCCACGACCAGTTAACGTTTGAGATCTCGAAGAAGATCTGGCATGCTGGCTTCGCCCCGGTGGTGGACGACGAAGAGGAGCCGGTGGTCGAGCGCAAGCCGGGGCGCGGCTCACGGAAATCTCATGCTCAGACTCATCAGCCGGCCCCTCCACCTCCGCAGCCCGTGGCCGACGGTGGGGGCACTGGAGTTGGTGGAGCAGGTGGAGGGGGTGTAGCGGGCACCGGTTCTGGAGGTAACTGCGGGATCCCGTCTGTTCACAGCGTGGTGGAGGAGACGGTACGGAGCTGCTTGTCGCCGATCTTCAAGGAGCTGATGTATTCTGCAGTAAATGGGCCATCGCACTCAGGGTTCGGACTAGGAATGAACCCGTTGCCGTTGAGTTTCGGTGGTGCGGGTGAGTTCAAGGCCGTTGGGTCGGATGAGAAGTGGCGGAAGCAGCAGATTTTGGAGTTAGAGGTTTACTTGAAGAGAATAGAGCTGGTGCAGGAACAGATCAA